From the genome of Duffyella gerundensis, one region includes:
- the infC gene encoding translation initiation factor IF-3: MKGGKRVQPTRPNRINGEIRATEVRLTGVDGEPIGIVSLREALEKAEEAGVDLVEISPNAEPPVCRIMDYGKFLYEKSKSSKEQKKKQKVIQVKEIKFRPGTDDGDYQVKLRNLIRFLEEGDKAKITLRFRGREMAHQQIGMEVLNRVRKDLCEDLDLAIVESFPSKIEGRQMIMVLAPKKKQ; this comes from the coding sequence GAAAAAGAGTACAACCTACGCGTCCTAATCGTATCAATGGTGAAATCCGTGCCACAGAAGTGCGTTTAACTGGCGTTGATGGCGAGCCGATTGGTATTGTCAGTCTACGCGAAGCATTGGAAAAAGCCGAAGAAGCAGGCGTTGATTTAGTAGAAATCAGCCCTAATGCTGAGCCGCCGGTTTGCCGCATTATGGACTACGGCAAGTTCCTCTACGAAAAAAGCAAATCTTCTAAGGAACAGAAGAAAAAGCAGAAAGTTATCCAGGTTAAGGAAATCAAATTCCGTCCTGGTACCGATGATGGCGACTATCAGGTCAAACTACGCAACCTGATTCGCTTTCTGGAAGAGGGCGATAAAGCCAAAATCACGCTGCGTTTTCGCGGTCGTGAAATGGCGCACCAACAGATCGGTATGGAAGTGCTTAATCGCGTCCGTAAAGACCTGTGTGAAGATCTGGATTTGGCCATTGTCGAATCTTTCCCTTCGAAAATCGAAGGCCGCCAGATGATCATGGTGCTCGCACCTAAGAAGAAACAGTAG
- the rpmI gene encoding 50S ribosomal protein L35, whose product MPKIKTVRGAAKRFKKTASGGFKRKHANLRHILTKKSTKRKRHLRPKGMVSKGDLGLVIACLPYA is encoded by the coding sequence ATGCCAAAGATTAAAACTGTACGTGGCGCGGCCAAGCGCTTTAAGAAGACCGCTTCTGGCGGCTTCAAGCGTAAACACGCTAACCTGCGTCATATTCTGACTAAAAAATCTACTAAGCGTAAACGTCACCTGCGTCCGAAAGGCATGGTGTCTAAAGGCGATCTGGGTCTGGTTATTGCCTGCCTGCCGTACGCATAA
- the rplT gene encoding 50S ribosomal protein L20, giving the protein MARVKRGVIARARHKKILKQAKGYYGARSRVYRVAFQAVIKAGQYAYRDRRQRKRQFRQLWIARINAAARQNGLSYSRFINGLKKASIEIDRKILADIAVFDKVTFTALVEKAKSALA; this is encoded by the coding sequence ATGGCTCGTGTAAAACGTGGTGTAATTGCCCGCGCTCGTCACAAAAAAATCTTAAAACAAGCTAAAGGCTACTATGGTGCACGTTCACGTGTTTACCGCGTTGCCTTCCAGGCTGTTATCAAAGCTGGTCAGTATGCTTACCGCGACCGTCGTCAACGTAAGCGTCAGTTCCGTCAGCTGTGGATCGCGCGTATCAACGCTGCGGCGCGTCAGAATGGCCTTTCTTACAGCCGTTTCATCAATGGCCTGAAAAAAGCGTCCATTGAAATTGACCGTAAAATCCTGGCAGACATCGCTGTATTCGATAAAGTGACCTTTACGGCACTGGTCGAAAAAGCGAAATCAGCTCTGGCGTAA
- the pheM gene encoding pheST operon leader peptide PheM, with product MHAAVFRFFFYFST from the coding sequence ATGCATGCTGCCGTTTTTCGTTTCTTTTTTTACTTTAGCACCTGA
- the pheS gene encoding phenylalanine--tRNA ligase subunit alpha gives MSHLNELVARATAAIEDAQDAAALDNVRVEYLGKKGHLTLQMSTLRELPAEERPAAGAVINDAKQKVQDVLNARKESIDSAAMNARLAAETIDVSLPGRRVENGGLHPVTRTIDRIETFFGELGFAVVTGPEIEDDYHNFDALNIPGHHPARADHDTFWFDATRLLRTQTSGVQIRTMKNQQPPIRIIAPGRVYRNDYDQTHTPMFHQMEGLIVDKNISFTNLKGTLHDFLNNFFEEDLQIRFRPSYFPFTEPSAEVDVMGKNGKWLEVLGCGMVHPNVLRNVGIDPEVYSGFAFGMGMERLTMLRYGVTDLRAFFENDLRFLKQFK, from the coding sequence ATGTCCCATCTCAACGAGTTGGTTGCCCGAGCAACGGCCGCCATTGAAGATGCACAGGATGCCGCCGCGTTAGATAACGTACGCGTTGAGTATCTGGGTAAAAAAGGGCATCTGACTTTACAGATGAGCACCCTGCGCGAATTACCGGCAGAGGAGCGTCCTGCTGCCGGTGCGGTAATCAATGATGCCAAGCAAAAAGTGCAGGATGTACTGAATGCGCGTAAAGAGAGCATCGATTCCGCCGCCATGAATGCGCGCCTTGCGGCAGAAACCATCGATGTCTCTTTGCCGGGGCGTCGCGTTGAGAATGGCGGTCTGCATCCGGTCACCCGCACCATCGATCGCATTGAGACCTTTTTTGGCGAGCTCGGCTTTGCGGTGGTTACCGGTCCGGAAATCGAAGATGACTATCACAACTTTGATGCGCTGAATATTCCCGGCCACCATCCTGCGCGTGCCGATCATGACACCTTCTGGTTTGATGCCACGCGTTTGCTGCGTACCCAGACTTCTGGCGTGCAGATCCGCACCATGAAAAACCAGCAGCCGCCGATCCGCATTATCGCGCCAGGTCGCGTTTATCGTAACGATTACGATCAAACCCACACGCCAATGTTTCACCAGATGGAAGGGTTGATTGTTGATAAAAACATCAGTTTCACCAACCTGAAAGGCACGCTGCACGATTTTCTGAATAACTTTTTCGAAGAAGATCTGCAGATTCGCTTCCGTCCTTCCTATTTTCCCTTCACCGAGCCCTCAGCTGAGGTTGACGTCATGGGCAAAAATGGCAAATGGCTGGAAGTGTTGGGCTGCGGCATGGTGCATCCGAACGTATTACGCAACGTGGGTATCGACCCGGAAGTGTATTCCGGCTTTGCTTTCGGCATGGGCATGGAACGTTTAACCATGCTGCGTTACGGCGTGACCGATTTACGTGCTTTCTTTGAAAATGATTTACGTTTTCTCAAACAGTTTAAATAA
- the pheT gene encoding phenylalanine--tRNA ligase subunit beta, which yields MKFSELWLREWVNPAMDSAALSDQITMAGLEVDGVDAVAGAFHGVVVGEVVECGQHPNADKLRVTKINTGGDRLLDIVCGAPNCRQGLKVAVATVGAVLPGDFKIKAAKLRGEPSEGMLCSFSELGISDDHNGIIELPADAPVGQDIRQFLQLDDNTIEISVTPNRADCLSILGVARDVAVMNKLPLQEPAIQPVAASLGDTFPVRVDAVEACPRYLARVVKGIDVTAATPLWMKEKLRRCGIRSIDPVVDITNFVLLELGQPMHAFDLDRLEGGIVVRMAKEGETLTLLDGNEARLSADTLVIADHQKALAMGGIFGGEHSGVNSETRNVLFECAFFAPLSITGRARRHGLHTDASHRYERGVDPALQYKALERATQLLLDICGGEAGPVIDQTSEQHLPQPATITLRREKLDRLIGHVISDSDVTDILTRLGCQVSVGEGQWQAVAPGWRFDMAIEEDLVEEIARVYGYNNIPDVPVQAGLIMTKHREANLSLKRVKTMLVDKGYQEAITYSFVDPKIQALIHPGEEHLLLPSPISVDMSAMRLSLWSGLLSAVVYNQNRQQSRVRLFESGLRFVPDTQADLGIRQEVMLAGVLTGTRNEEHWDLARQAVDFYDLKGDLESVLELTGKMDAISFRAEANPALHPGQSAAIYLHDERIGFIGVVHPELERKLDLNGRTLVFELLWNKLADRVLPEAREISRFPANRRDIAVVVAESVPAADIIAECKKVGVNQIVGVNLFDVYRGKGVNEGEKSLAISLILQDTSRTLEDEEIAATVAKCVAALKERFQATLRD from the coding sequence ATGAAATTCAGTGAACTGTGGTTACGCGAATGGGTTAACCCAGCCATGGATAGCGCTGCGCTGTCTGATCAAATTACCATGGCGGGCCTGGAAGTGGACGGCGTTGACGCCGTGGCTGGGGCTTTCCATGGCGTGGTGGTTGGCGAAGTGGTGGAGTGCGGTCAGCATCCGAACGCCGACAAGCTGCGCGTAACGAAGATCAACACCGGCGGCGATCGTCTGCTGGATATTGTCTGCGGCGCGCCTAATTGCCGTCAGGGCCTCAAGGTTGCCGTGGCGACCGTTGGCGCCGTGCTGCCGGGCGATTTCAAAATCAAAGCGGCAAAGCTGCGTGGTGAGCCGTCAGAAGGCATGCTCTGCTCGTTCTCCGAGCTGGGAATTTCCGACGATCACAACGGCATCATTGAGCTGCCAGCCGATGCGCCTGTCGGTCAGGATATTCGTCAGTTCCTGCAGCTGGACGATAACACCATCGAAATCAGCGTGACACCAAACCGCGCTGACTGTCTGAGCATCCTCGGCGTCGCCCGCGACGTGGCGGTCATGAATAAGCTGCCGCTGCAGGAGCCTGCGATTCAGCCGGTTGCCGCCTCCCTGGGCGATACTTTCCCGGTACGGGTTGATGCCGTTGAGGCCTGCCCACGTTATTTAGCGCGCGTGGTCAAAGGCATTGATGTCACGGCTGCCACACCGCTGTGGATGAAAGAAAAACTGCGTCGCTGCGGCATTCGCTCTATCGATCCGGTAGTAGATATCACCAATTTTGTGCTGCTGGAGTTGGGTCAGCCGATGCATGCCTTCGATCTCGATCGTTTGGAAGGCGGCATCGTAGTGAGAATGGCGAAAGAGGGTGAAACGCTGACCCTGCTGGATGGCAATGAAGCACGCCTCAGCGCCGACACCCTGGTTATCGCCGATCATCAGAAAGCGCTGGCCATGGGCGGCATTTTTGGTGGTGAACATTCCGGTGTGAATAGCGAAACGCGCAATGTGCTGTTTGAATGCGCCTTCTTCGCGCCGCTGTCGATCACTGGCCGCGCGCGCCGTCACGGTTTGCATACCGATGCGTCACATCGCTATGAGCGCGGCGTCGATCCTGCGCTGCAATACAAGGCGCTGGAGCGTGCTACTCAGCTGCTGCTTGATATTTGCGGCGGCGAAGCGGGGCCGGTCATCGATCAGACCAGCGAGCAGCATCTGCCGCAGCCGGCAACCATCACGCTGCGTCGTGAAAAGCTGGATCGCCTGATTGGTCATGTGATCAGTGACAGCGACGTAACGGATATTCTGACGCGTCTTGGTTGCCAGGTTAGCGTGGGCGAAGGTCAGTGGCAGGCTGTGGCGCCGGGCTGGCGTTTCGATATGGCTATTGAAGAAGATCTGGTTGAAGAGATCGCCCGCGTTTACGGCTACAACAACATTCCTGATGTGCCGGTTCAGGCAGGTTTGATCATGACTAAACATCGTGAAGCCAATCTGTCGCTCAAGCGTGTGAAAACCATGCTGGTGGATAAAGGCTACCAGGAAGCGATCACCTACAGCTTTGTTGATCCGAAAATCCAGGCACTGATCCATCCAGGTGAAGAGCATCTGCTGCTGCCAAGCCCGATTTCAGTCGATATGTCCGCCATGCGGCTGTCGCTGTGGAGCGGGTTGTTGAGTGCGGTGGTCTACAACCAGAACCGTCAGCAGAGCCGCGTGCGTCTGTTTGAGAGTGGTTTGCGCTTTGTGCCGGATACTCAGGCTGATTTAGGCATCCGTCAGGAAGTGATGCTGGCCGGTGTGTTAACCGGCACACGTAATGAAGAGCATTGGGACCTGGCGCGTCAGGCTGTGGACTTCTATGATTTGAAAGGTGATTTGGAGTCGGTGCTGGAACTGACGGGCAAAATGGATGCCATCAGTTTCCGTGCAGAAGCCAATCCGGCACTGCATCCGGGTCAGAGCGCCGCCATTTATTTGCATGATGAACGCATTGGCTTTATCGGTGTGGTCCATCCTGAGCTGGAGCGTAAGCTGGACCTTAACGGCCGCACCTTAGTCTTTGAACTGCTTTGGAATAAGCTCGCAGACCGCGTCCTGCCTGAGGCGCGTGAGATTTCCCGCTTCCCGGCTAACCGACGTGATATCGCTGTTGTCGTGGCAGAAAGTGTGCCCGCAGCAGATATTATCGCCGAATGTAAGAAAGTTGGCGTAAATCAGATAGTTGGCGTAAACTTGTTTGACGTGTACCGCGGTAAGGGTGTGAATGAGGGTGAGAAGAGCCTCGCGATCAGCCTGATTTTGCAGGATACCAGCCGGACACTGGAAGACGAGGAGATCGCTGCAACCGTCGCCAAATGCGTTGCGGCATTAAAAGAGCGATTCCAGGCAACCTTGAGGGATTGA
- the ihfA gene encoding integration host factor subunit alpha — translation MALTKAEMSEYLFEKLGLSKRDAKELVELFFEEVRRALENGEQVKLSGFGNFDLRDKNQRPGRNPKTGEDIPITARRVVTFRPGQKLKSRVENASPKED, via the coding sequence ATGGCGCTTACAAAAGCTGAAATGTCAGAATACCTGTTTGAAAAGCTAGGCCTGAGCAAACGGGATGCCAAAGAGCTGGTTGAACTCTTCTTCGAAGAGGTACGCCGCGCGTTGGAGAACGGTGAGCAGGTCAAGTTGTCTGGATTCGGCAACTTTGACCTTCGCGACAAAAATCAACGGCCGGGTCGTAACCCGAAAACCGGTGAGGATATCCCCATTACGGCACGCCGTGTGGTGACATTTCGCCCGGGGCAGAAGCTCAAGAGCCGCGTTGAGAATGCTTCACCGAAAGAAGACTGA
- a CDS encoding DUF2502 domain-containing protein, whose product MKKTAIVLYLLSGIPLLSQAAVSVNITTPGVSVQVGDRDSRGHFWDGYDWRSSEWWREHQGRHVGMHGSRGYWNGHGWQRDRPSRERPAPRDNRDEHQRDDQHDHNRDQPRKPPQR is encoded by the coding sequence ATGAAAAAAACGGCGATTGTATTATATCTGTTGTCAGGCATACCGCTGCTGAGTCAGGCGGCGGTCTCGGTCAATATCACTACGCCCGGCGTCAGCGTGCAGGTGGGCGATCGTGATTCCCGCGGCCACTTTTGGGATGGCTACGATTGGCGATCCTCAGAATGGTGGCGAGAGCATCAGGGCCGCCATGTCGGGATGCATGGCTCACGCGGCTACTGGAATGGACATGGCTGGCAGCGAGATCGGCCATCACGTGAGCGCCCGGCACCGCGCGATAATCGCGATGAGCACCAGCGAGACGATCAGCATGACCACAACCGCGACCAGCCACGTAAGCCACCACAACGTTAA
- the btuC gene encoding vitamin B12 ABC transporter permease BtuC, which produces MSLLNILSQSARRRHLYWIVALSLLLLATFILSLCVGERWLPPNSWLSPQAKIFVWQLRLPRSLAVLLVGAALAVAGVAMQALFENPLAEPGLLGVSSGAGVGLMLAIFFGSGDIWLLALAAMAGALLITLILLRFAHRHLSNSRLLLTGVALGMICSAMMTWAVYLSSTLDLRQLMYWMMGGFSGVDWRYGWLMLALLPVLLWLCSRGSVLNLLALGELSARQLGLPLLLWRNLLVVAVGWLVGVSVALAGAIGFIGLVVPHLLRLRGLTDHHVLLPAAALSGAIILLLADVLARMALTSAELPIGVVTATLGAPLFIMLLLKSQR; this is translated from the coding sequence ATGTCACTGCTGAACATCCTGTCGCAGTCAGCCAGACGGCGTCATTTATACTGGATCGTGGCGCTCAGCCTGCTACTGCTGGCGACATTCATTCTCAGTCTGTGCGTCGGTGAGCGCTGGCTGCCGCCCAACAGCTGGCTGAGCCCGCAGGCGAAAATATTTGTCTGGCAACTGCGTTTGCCGCGTTCGCTGGCGGTGCTGCTGGTCGGTGCTGCGCTGGCCGTGGCTGGCGTGGCGATGCAGGCGCTGTTTGAAAATCCGCTCGCCGAGCCTGGCCTGCTTGGGGTTTCCAGCGGTGCTGGCGTAGGATTAATGCTGGCGATTTTTTTTGGCAGCGGCGATATCTGGCTGCTGGCACTGGCCGCCATGGCCGGTGCGCTGCTGATTACGCTGATTCTGCTACGGTTCGCCCATCGCCATCTCTCTAATAGCCGGTTACTGCTTACCGGCGTGGCGCTGGGCATGATCTGTAGCGCGATGATGACATGGGCCGTTTACCTGAGCAGCACGCTCGATCTGCGCCAACTAATGTACTGGATGATGGGCGGTTTTAGCGGCGTTGACTGGCGCTACGGCTGGCTGATGCTGGCGCTGCTGCCGGTGCTGTTATGGCTGTGCTCACGCGGTTCGGTGTTAAACCTGCTGGCACTGGGCGAACTGTCAGCACGGCAGCTTGGGCTACCGCTACTGTTATGGCGTAATCTGTTAGTGGTGGCGGTCGGCTGGCTGGTTGGCGTTAGCGTCGCGCTGGCCGGGGCAATTGGTTTCATCGGGCTGGTGGTGCCGCATCTGCTGCGTCTGCGCGGCCTGACCGATCACCATGTGCTGTTACCGGCTGCTGCGCTATCTGGCGCGATTATTTTACTGCTGGCTGATGTACTGGCCAGAATGGCCCTGACTTCAGCGGAGTTGCCGATTGGCGTGGTCACCGCCACGCTTGGCGCACCGCTTTTCATCATGCTATTACTGAAATCACAACGCTAG
- a CDS encoding glutathione peroxidase, whose amino-acid sequence MSLLETKLVTLDGRETTLQEWQGKVLLVVNVASKCGLTPQYEQLENIHKAWASSGFSVLGFPCNQFLEQEPGTSEEIKTFCSTTYGVTFPMFEKIEVNGPGRHPLYQQLIAARPEAVAPEASGFYERMASKGRAPKAPGDILWNFEKFLIDREGNVVQRFSPDMTPEDPIVMESIKVALAK is encoded by the coding sequence ATGAGCCTTTTAGAGACAAAACTGGTGACGCTGGACGGCAGAGAAACCACGCTGCAAGAGTGGCAGGGCAAAGTACTGTTGGTGGTTAACGTCGCCTCAAAATGCGGGCTGACGCCACAGTATGAGCAGCTGGAAAATATTCATAAAGCCTGGGCGAGCAGTGGATTTAGCGTGCTTGGCTTCCCATGTAATCAGTTTCTTGAGCAGGAGCCAGGCACCAGCGAAGAGATTAAAACCTTCTGTAGCACGACCTACGGCGTCACCTTCCCGATGTTTGAGAAAATTGAGGTCAACGGCCCCGGTCGTCATCCACTCTATCAGCAGCTGATCGCTGCGCGCCCGGAAGCGGTTGCCCCTGAAGCAAGCGGCTTTTATGAGCGTATGGCCAGTAAAGGCCGGGCGCCAAAGGCACCTGGCGATATTCTGTGGAACTTTGAAAAATTCCTGATCGATCGCGAAGGCAATGTGGTGCAGCGGTTTTCACCCGACATGACGCCGGAAGATCCGATCGTAATGGAAAGCATCAAAGTGGCGCTGGCTAAATAA
- the btuD gene encoding vitamin B12 ABC transporter ATP-binding protein BtuD, with protein MLQLQEVAVANRLLPFTTQVAAGSLIHLVGPNGAGKSSLLSRLAGMLSGSGEVVFLGQPLPAWSGNALARHRAWLPQQQPPAGLMAVWHYLQLHLVNGQGDHDNAVAGLLAALQLTDKLERQLQQLSGGEWQRVRLAAVLLQCHPQLNPDACLLLLDEPMTGLDIAQQAAVNQLLRQHRDAGITVIMSSHDLNDSLQQAECVWLMHRGEVQLTGDPQQVLQPTILQPIYQVTFRHVVLDDTLFLLSPR; from the coding sequence ATGCTGCAATTGCAGGAGGTGGCCGTCGCCAACCGGCTGCTGCCTTTTACCACGCAGGTGGCAGCCGGTAGCCTTATCCACCTGGTGGGGCCTAACGGTGCCGGTAAAAGCAGCCTGCTGTCGCGGCTGGCTGGTATGCTGTCCGGCAGCGGTGAGGTTGTGTTTCTCGGGCAACCGCTGCCCGCATGGAGCGGCAACGCGTTGGCGAGGCATCGCGCGTGGCTGCCACAACAGCAGCCGCCCGCTGGCCTGATGGCGGTCTGGCACTATTTGCAGTTGCATCTGGTCAATGGGCAGGGCGACCACGATAACGCGGTGGCCGGGCTGCTGGCCGCGTTACAGCTAACAGATAAGCTGGAGCGTCAGCTGCAGCAGCTTTCTGGCGGCGAATGGCAGCGGGTCCGACTGGCGGCGGTGCTGTTGCAGTGTCATCCGCAGCTCAACCCTGATGCCTGCCTGTTGTTGCTGGATGAGCCAATGACCGGGCTGGATATTGCGCAGCAGGCGGCAGTGAATCAGCTGCTTCGCCAGCACCGTGACGCTGGCATCACGGTGATCATGAGCAGCCACGATCTCAATGACAGCCTGCAACAGGCTGAATGCGTCTGGCTGATGCATCGCGGCGAGGTACAGCTAACCGGCGATCCGCAGCAGGTGCTGCAACCTACGATTTTACAGCCGATTTATCAGGTTACGTTTCGCCACGTGGTGCTGGACGACACGCTTTTTTTACTTTCCCCGCGTTAA
- a CDS encoding C40 family peptidase: MRWAIVVLVLLLAGCSHHAPPPNGRLSDSITVIAQLNDQLSQWHGTPYRYGGMNRNGIDCSGFVYLTFRDRFALQLPRTTKAQTDIGTRIDKEELLPGDLVFFKTGGGENGLHVGIYDTDNQFIHASTSRGVIRSSLDNVYWRKVFWQARRI, from the coding sequence ATGCGTTGGGCGATTGTAGTGCTGGTTCTTCTTTTGGCAGGCTGTAGCCATCATGCTCCACCGCCAAACGGTCGTCTGTCCGATTCCATCACCGTTATTGCTCAACTCAACGATCAGCTCAGTCAGTGGCATGGCACGCCGTATCGCTACGGCGGCATGAACCGCAACGGCATTGATTGTTCCGGCTTTGTCTATCTGACCTTTCGCGATCGCTTTGCGTTACAGCTCCCGCGTACCACCAAAGCGCAAACCGATATCGGCACGCGCATCGACAAAGAAGAGTTATTGCCGGGCGATCTGGTGTTCTTCAAAACCGGCGGCGGTGAGAATGGCCTGCACGTCGGCATCTACGATACGGATAATCAGTTTATCCATGCTTCAACCAGCCGTGGCGTCATTCGCTCATCGCTGGATAATGTCTATTGGCGAAAAGTTTTCTGGCAGGCGCGACGTATTTAG
- a CDS encoding diguanylate phosphodiesterase, with amino-acid sequence MNVTFVHETADVTLPQSMLLPQLDATQRAAIMQDQLSLLENNSDFFNKHNVRATICVDSVSVESILNNDLLQHRIRQLSWLELQIDEAYPGLALGENNAELMTLRSIAALSLSHFGAGKIPAKPLYDNLFTRVKIDKKFLQAAAKRASFPAFIHAIFSNIEAHCQYIVLPGIDDELLLNKVLAVNPWGLEGAIFPTVDAANLDALVAAPAVLSSCQH; translated from the coding sequence ATGAACGTCACTTTTGTCCATGAAACCGCAGATGTAACCCTGCCGCAAAGCATGCTGCTGCCGCAACTTGACGCCACACAGCGCGCCGCGATAATGCAGGACCAGCTTTCATTGCTGGAAAATAACAGCGATTTCTTTAATAAACATAATGTCAGGGCGACCATCTGTGTCGACAGTGTTTCTGTTGAGTCGATTCTGAATAACGATCTGCTTCAGCACCGTATTCGGCAATTGTCCTGGCTGGAATTACAAATTGATGAAGCCTATCCCGGTTTAGCGCTGGGTGAAAATAATGCTGAACTTATGACGCTGCGTAGCATTGCGGCATTATCATTAAGTCATTTCGGCGCCGGAAAAATTCCTGCTAAACCGTTATACGATAATCTTTTTACCCGGGTAAAAATCGATAAAAAATTTTTACAGGCCGCTGCTAAGCGCGCTTCGTTTCCCGCCTTTATTCATGCCATTTTCAGTAATATTGAAGCGCACTGCCAGTACATTGTGCTGCCGGGAATTGATGATGAGCTGCTGTTAAATAAAGTGCTGGCGGTAAATCCCTGGGGTCTGGAAGGCGCTATTTTTCCAACGGTTGATGCGGCTAATCTGGATGCGCTGGTGGCTGCGCCAGCCGTTCTCTCCTCCTGCCAGCACTGA
- a CDS encoding protein adenylyltransferase SelO — MQFSNSWYQELEGWYSKVMPTPLANTRLLYHNAPLAAELELDASLLTSQRQGIWNGSELLPGMQPLAQVYSGHQFGVWAGQLGDGRGLLLGEQQLSNGRKVDWHLKGAGLTPYSRMGDGRAVLRSTIREFLASEAIHHLGIPTTRALTISVSDEAVYRETPEPGAMLMRIAESHLRFGHFEHAFYHQRPEQVRQLADYAIAHHWPHLQDEADKYLLWFSDVVERTATLIASWQSVGFAHGVMNTDNMSVLGLTLDYGPYGFLDDYQPGFICNHSDYQGRYAFENQPMVGLWNLNRLAHALSGLMTTEQLKQALSRYESALMRSWGQQMRAKLGLLTEEKEDNDILTGLLTLMTNEHSDYSWTFRQLSYTQQHEATSPLRDEFIDREAFDRWYAGWRQRLLREGVEDVERQRIMKAANPAVILRNYLAQQAIDAASAGDVSVLARLHQALMRPFDDDDAFRDLQQRAPDWGKKLEVSCSS, encoded by the coding sequence ATGCAGTTTTCAAATAGCTGGTATCAGGAGCTGGAAGGGTGGTACAGCAAGGTGATGCCAACGCCGCTGGCCAATACGCGGTTGCTTTATCACAACGCGCCGCTGGCCGCCGAGCTGGAGCTGGACGCCAGTCTGTTGACCTCCCAGCGGCAGGGTATCTGGAACGGCAGCGAGTTGCTGCCGGGCATGCAGCCTTTAGCTCAGGTCTACAGCGGTCATCAGTTTGGCGTCTGGGCCGGTCAGCTTGGGGATGGTCGGGGGCTGCTGCTGGGCGAGCAACAGCTGTCGAATGGTCGCAAGGTTGACTGGCATTTAAAAGGTGCAGGGCTGACGCCTTATTCACGCATGGGTGATGGCCGTGCGGTGCTACGCTCCACCATTCGTGAATTTCTTGCCTCCGAAGCCATTCATCATCTGGGTATTCCCACCACGCGGGCGCTGACCATCTCTGTGAGCGATGAAGCGGTCTATCGTGAAACGCCAGAACCCGGCGCTATGCTAATGCGCATTGCCGAAAGCCATCTGCGCTTTGGCCACTTTGAACATGCGTTTTATCACCAGCGCCCTGAGCAGGTCAGGCAGCTCGCCGACTATGCAATTGCTCATCACTGGCCGCATCTGCAGGATGAGGCAGATAAATACCTGTTGTGGTTCAGCGATGTAGTCGAGCGCACGGCGACGTTGATCGCCAGCTGGCAAAGTGTGGGATTCGCCCACGGCGTGATGAACACCGACAACATGTCAGTGCTGGGCCTGACGCTCGATTATGGCCCTTACGGCTTTCTGGATGATTATCAGCCTGGCTTCATCTGCAACCACAGCGATTATCAGGGCCGCTACGCCTTTGAAAATCAGCCGATGGTGGGACTGTGGAACCTCAACCGCCTGGCGCACGCGCTGTCCGGCCTGATGACGACGGAACAGCTTAAGCAGGCGCTCAGTCGCTATGAGAGTGCGCTGATGCGCAGCTGGGGCCAACAGATGCGCGCCAAACTCGGGCTGCTGACCGAAGAGAAAGAGGACAACGACATCCTGACCGGCCTGCTGACGCTGATGACCAATGAACACAGCGATTACAGCTGGACCTTCCGCCAGCTCAGCTACACTCAGCAGCATGAAGCTACTTCGCCGTTGCGCGATGAGTTTATCGATCGCGAGGCCTTTGATCGCTGGTATGCCGGCTGGCGGCAGCGTCTGCTACGGGAAGGGGTGGAAGATGTCGAGCGGCAGCGCATTATGAAAGCAGCCAATCCAGCGGTCATTCTGCGCAATTATCTGGCACAGCAGGCGATTGATGCTGCCAGCGCGGGCGATGTCAGCGTGCTGGCGCGCTTGCATCAGGCACTGATGCGGCCTTTTGATGACGATGACGCCTTCCGCGATTTGCAGCAGCGCGCGCCCGACTGGGGCAAGAAACTGGAAGTGAGCTGTTCAAGTTAG